GGGCCGCCTCCAGCACTTCATTGCTGAACGGGCGAAGCTGCGTGCCGCCCGCGACCAGACGCTTCAGCGCGCCGGGGTTTTGCAGATCGTAACGCGCGGCCATGAGCGTATTGGCGTTGGCGTTCGCGTTGGCCAGAATGGCCTGATAGTGCTTCGGCAGCGCATTCCACTTCTCAAGATTGGTGAGCGAGTGGACCATCAGGCCGCCTTCCCAGAAGCCGGGATAGTAGTAGTACGGCGCGACCTTGTTGAAGCCGAGCTTCTCGTCGTCATACGGACCGATCCACTCGGCCGCGTCGATGGTGCCCTTTTCCAGCGAGGGGTAGATGTCGCCGCCCGCAAGCTGCTGCGGCACGACGCCGAGCTTCGCCAGCACCTGCCCGGCAATGCCGCCGATGCGCATCTTCAGGCCAGAGAGATCGGCAACGGTCTTGATCTCCTTGCGGAACCAGCCGCCCATCTGGGTGCCGGTGTTGCCGCAGGGATGTGCGATCACGCCATGCTTCTTGAAGAAATCGTTGGCGAGCTGTTCGCCGCCGCCCTGATACCACCAGGAGTTCTGCATGCGCGCATTGAGGCCGAACGGGACAGCCGCATAGATCGCGAAGGTCGGGTCCTTGCCGACATAATAATAGGTTGCCGTATGGCACATTTCGACGGTGCCGTTCGAGGTGGCATCGAGCGCTTGCAGACCCGGCACGACTTCGCCAGCGGCGAAGACCTGGATCTGAAACTTGTTATCGGTCATTTCGGCGACCTGCTTCGCCATCAGCT
The nucleotide sequence above comes from [Pseudomonas] carboxydohydrogena. Encoded proteins:
- a CDS encoding TRAP transporter substrate-binding protein, which gives rise to MKRRDFLKVTAAGAATAAVASPAIAQSSPEVKWRLTSSFPKSLDTIYGAAELMAKQVAEMTDNKFQIQVFAAGEVVPGLQALDATSNGTVEMCHTATYYYVGKDPTFAIYAAVPFGLNARMQNSWWYQGGGEQLANDFFKKHGVIAHPCGNTGTQMGGWFRKEIKTVADLSGLKMRIGGIAGQVLAKLGVVPQQLAGGDIYPSLEKGTIDAAEWIGPYDDEKLGFNKVAPYYYYPGFWEGGLMVHSLTNLEKWNALPKHYQAILANANANANTLMAARYDLQNPGALKRLVAGGTQLRPFSNEVLEAALKATNTLWAEISAKNADFKKSIDAMQAYRGDEYLWWQVAEYTFDSFQIRSRTRG